One stretch of Chryseobacterium fluminis DNA includes these proteins:
- a CDS encoding DUF1254 domain-containing protein, producing MKKVFILVLIFSQLVNCRKESSAKNTPADLDSSAIERTILPGPPANIILPDEYVRQVASFAYLWAWPMVNIHNRKVLFEKLPGPLYKGGVVPLSPPNQLCMLTDYIKPGEKDVACPNQDVVYGFGLTDFSKDALVVQVPDFGDRFWVYQVCNQRTDGYASLGKMYGTEAGFYLLAGPNWKGKVPSGIKKVFRSSTDLGVVIPRVFQTDDPADKKAIQPLIQQILMYPLSQFDGKMKTKDWTKIPILPSPSDAGNEETKWVKPETFFDELPVIMKEVPSLPGEEAIYGQIRSVLNASKNNQRIKDILKQAAVEADKKLITPLFQFSNVGYPLKYNWSIQGNGAQFGLDYLTRTACAKANIFVNKPNETKYFYQDKDMKGDRLKGDHKYTVTFEKGNVPPAKGFWSLTLYNEYHFFAPNSINRFSLGTKNKDLKYNPDGSLTLYVQNTPPSDDKLSNWLPAPKEVFSLYIRCYWPEDRVIKGIWTPPAVVKVN from the coding sequence ATGAAAAAAGTATTTATCTTAGTATTAATATTTTCGCAATTAGTAAACTGCAGAAAAGAATCATCAGCAAAAAATACACCTGCTGATTTGGATTCTTCAGCTATAGAGAGAACTATTCTGCCCGGTCCACCCGCTAATATAATATTACCGGATGAGTACGTCAGGCAAGTGGCTTCATTCGCCTATCTGTGGGCTTGGCCTATGGTAAACATCCATAACAGGAAAGTATTGTTTGAAAAGCTTCCGGGACCTTTATATAAAGGGGGCGTGGTGCCGCTGAGTCCACCTAATCAGCTCTGTATGCTTACAGATTATATCAAGCCGGGAGAAAAGGATGTAGCCTGTCCTAACCAGGACGTTGTATACGGCTTTGGATTAACGGACTTTTCGAAAGATGCGCTGGTAGTCCAGGTTCCTGATTTCGGAGACCGGTTCTGGGTATATCAGGTCTGCAACCAGCGGACGGACGGATATGCTTCCCTGGGGAAAATGTATGGTACGGAAGCCGGATTTTATTTGCTGGCAGGGCCTAACTGGAAAGGGAAAGTCCCGTCAGGAATTAAAAAAGTATTCAGATCTTCAACAGACTTAGGTGTTGTTATTCCGCGTGTTTTTCAAACTGATGATCCAGCGGATAAGAAAGCAATTCAGCCTCTTATCCAACAGATATTAATGTATCCCTTAAGTCAGTTTGACGGTAAGATGAAGACAAAAGACTGGACAAAAATTCCCATATTGCCATCTCCCTCAGATGCAGGAAATGAAGAAACAAAATGGGTGAAGCCCGAAACTTTTTTTGATGAATTGCCGGTCATCATGAAAGAAGTTCCATCATTACCGGGTGAAGAAGCGATATATGGACAGATCCGATCTGTGTTAAATGCATCTAAAAATAATCAGAGAATAAAAGATATTCTGAAACAGGCCGCTGTAGAAGCAGATAAGAAATTAATTACACCTTTATTCCAATTCTCTAATGTGGGTTATCCATTAAAATACAACTGGAGCATCCAGGGAAATGGGGCACAGTTTGGTTTAGATTACCTCACGAGGACAGCATGTGCCAAAGCGAATATTTTTGTTAATAAGCCTAATGAAACGAAATATTTCTATCAGGACAAAGATATGAAAGGAGACCGTTTAAAAGGGGATCATAAATATACGGTTACTTTTGAAAAAGGAAATGTGCCTCCTGCGAAAGGTTTCTGGTCGCTTACACTATACAATGAGTACCACTTCTTTGCTCCGAATTCTATAAACCGGTTTTCTTTAGGAACTAAAAACAAAGACTTAAAATATAATCCTGACGGATCTTTAACGCTGTATGTGCAGAATACACCGCCTTCAGACGATAAATTAAGCAACTGGTTACCCGCTCCCAAAGAAGTGTTCTCTTTGTATATAAGATGCTATTGGCCGGAAGACAGAGTGATAAAAGGAATATGGACACCACCTGCGGTTGTTAAAGTGAACTAA
- a CDS encoding MFS transporter yields MENTTVKTVDTSKIVYPILFMISFSHFLNDLIQSTIPSLYPILKGEFSLSFAQIGIITLVFQLTASILQPFVGIYTDKKPNPRSLAIGMALSMAGLLLLAAAHQYYVILIAVGLIGMGSSVFHPEASRVAQMASGGQKGLAQSIFQVGGNSGSAIGPLLVALIVLPLGQGYVGLFAIAAFIGIILLWRIGNWYADRLSVKKTTKHHDLVLNIQLSRKKVLFSITILLALVFSKYIYLASMTNYFTFFLIDKFHISVKDSQLYLFMFLAAVAVGTILGGKLGDKYGRKKIIWVSILGAAPFTLCLPYLSLVWTIVFAVIIGLIIASAFSAILVYATDLMPDKIGLVAGLFFGFMFGMGGIGSAVLGAVADDTSIEYVFKICAFLPLMGVITALLPNIKGSKK; encoded by the coding sequence ATGGAAAATACCACGGTAAAAACAGTCGATACGTCAAAAATTGTTTATCCCATTTTATTCATGATCAGTTTTTCACATTTTCTGAATGATCTGATCCAGTCTACAATTCCTTCCCTCTATCCTATTCTGAAAGGAGAATTCAGCCTTTCATTTGCACAGATTGGAATTATTACACTGGTATTTCAGCTTACGGCTTCTATCCTTCAGCCATTTGTCGGAATTTATACGGACAAAAAACCAAATCCGCGGTCTTTAGCTATAGGAATGGCATTGTCGATGGCTGGCTTATTACTTCTGGCGGCCGCCCACCAATATTATGTAATCCTGATCGCGGTAGGGCTGATCGGAATGGGATCTTCCGTTTTTCATCCCGAAGCCTCCAGAGTCGCGCAGATGGCCTCCGGAGGACAGAAAGGCCTGGCACAGTCTATCTTTCAGGTCGGAGGAAATTCCGGAAGCGCCATCGGTCCCCTGTTGGTTGCCCTTATTGTTCTTCCGTTAGGTCAGGGATATGTGGGATTATTTGCGATTGCAGCATTTATAGGAATCATTCTCCTCTGGAGAATCGGTAACTGGTACGCTGATAGATTATCCGTTAAAAAGACAACCAAACATCATGATCTGGTGCTGAATATTCAATTATCAAGAAAAAAAGTTTTGTTTTCTATCACTATTTTACTGGCGCTGGTATTTTCAAAATATATTTACCTGGCTTCGATGACGAATTATTTCACGTTTTTCCTGATTGATAAGTTTCATATCTCCGTTAAAGATTCTCAGCTGTATTTATTTATGTTTCTCGCTGCCGTAGCTGTCGGAACCATCCTGGGAGGGAAGCTGGGCGATAAATACGGACGTAAAAAGATCATCTGGGTTTCTATCCTGGGAGCAGCACCATTTACGCTTTGTCTTCCTTATCTTTCATTGGTATGGACGATTGTCTTTGCTGTGATCATAGGCTTAATCATCGCATCGGCTTTTTCTGCAATTCTTGTTTATGCGACAGATCTGATGCCTGATAAGATCGGTTTGGTAGCAGGATTATTTTTTGGTTTTATGTTCGGAATGGGCGGAATAGGTTCCGCTGTGTTAGGGGCAGTTGCTGATGATACCAGTATCGAATACGTTTTTAAGATCTGTGCATTTTTACCGCTTATGGGTGTGATCACCGCGCTACTTCCCAATATTAAGGGAAGTAAGAAATAG
- a CDS encoding FadR/GntR family transcriptional regulator — MQIQKRTLAQEVAERLTEGILTDQFMVGTKLPTEPELMQLYGVGRSSIREAIKILSIKGILSVQQGVGTFIVSKNIRESLESQMDKAQIEEVFEVRSLLDSKIAAKAAMHRTEKDLEIMKMYLDLRNTLAEENRITECYEADINFHVAIAEACGNTLLKEIFIVASKHIMRSFESSHTDTEPFKISQNIHTELYHSIVNKDSEKAEFIAQQIVDRIY; from the coding sequence ATGCAGATTCAGAAACGTACATTAGCACAGGAGGTAGCAGAAAGATTAACGGAGGGTATACTCACCGACCAATTCATGGTGGGAACAAAGCTGCCTACTGAACCGGAATTGATGCAGCTGTATGGTGTCGGGAGATCAAGTATTCGTGAGGCTATAAAAATTTTATCCATTAAGGGGATTTTAAGTGTTCAACAGGGTGTGGGAACATTTATTGTTTCAAAAAATATCCGGGAATCTCTGGAATCGCAAATGGATAAGGCTCAGATTGAAGAGGTATTTGAAGTGAGATCTCTTTTAGATTCGAAGATCGCTGCCAAAGCCGCTATGCATCGCACTGAGAAGGATCTGGAAATAATGAAGATGTATCTTGATCTCAGGAATACACTGGCAGAAGAAAACAGAATAACAGAATGCTATGAGGCAGATATTAATTTCCATGTAGCTATAGCGGAGGCCTGTGGTAATACCTTACTTAAAGAAATCTTCATCGTTGCGAGCAAGCATATCATGAGATCGTTTGAAAGCTCTCATACCGATACAGAACCTTTTAAAATTTCTCAAAATATACATACCGAACTTTATCATTCAATTGTCAATAAAGATTCTGAAAAAGCTGAATTCATAGCTCAACAAATCGTTGACAGAATCTATTAA
- the rpsT gene encoding 30S ribosomal protein S20, translating into MANHKSALKRIRQNEVRKVRNRYYHKTARTALKVLRNEEDKAAAAEQLPKVISLLDKLAKKNIIHKNKAANLKSKLTKHVNKLA; encoded by the coding sequence ATGGCAAATCATAAATCAGCACTTAAGAGAATCAGACAAAACGAAGTTAGAAAAGTTCGTAACAGATACTATCACAAGACTGCAAGAACGGCTTTGAAAGTATTAAGAAATGAAGAAGACAAAGCTGCAGCTGCTGAGCAGTTGCCAAAAGTAATCTCTTTGTTGGATAAATTAGCTAAGAAAAATATTATCCACAAAAACAAAGCAGCTAACTTAAAAAGTAAATTAACTAAGCACGTTAACAAACTAGCTTAA
- a CDS encoding N-acetylmuramoyl-L-alanine amidase family protein produces MHKLNFKIILSFLLILSSNFIFSQKKFTLVLDAGHGGSDHGANRTYSDIGRIAEKDVTLAITLKVGAMLEKNKDFKVIYTRKIDEYPSLSDRTNLANRSKADLFVSIHCNSAVRNTAYGTETYVQGPDQNDTNLEVAKRENDVIFLDEKDKQIFGSYDASSPESLIALKLQQSKYLESSLLLGGLVEGNFVNKDKRFSRGVFQKNLHVLRMNAMPSVLIEAGFINHPEESHYLASDRGQTEIAESIYQAIIDYKKAIDRRSGGPVVTKKPEPDKLAEVALKNDFRILLLSSPTKYNDGDPALKGLNYILPIKENGQYKYYYGVTNLASVRDINIRTAKDAGFRNAYAVGFMPNQKLSAGYYTIELYVGDKLNGNSFIMQTLKEVERTKENGVFYYTYGKFYTLEDAVKAQKGIEAKGIKNTIIQKVYK; encoded by the coding sequence ATGCACAAACTAAATTTTAAAATAATTTTATCATTTCTCTTAATTCTTTCAAGCAACTTTATTTTTTCCCAGAAGAAATTTACATTAGTTTTAGACGCCGGACACGGGGGAAGTGATCACGGAGCAAACAGAACGTATTCAGATATCGGAAGAATTGCCGAAAAAGACGTTACGCTTGCCATCACCCTGAAAGTGGGCGCTATGCTTGAGAAAAACAAAGATTTTAAAGTTATTTACACCCGGAAGATTGATGAATATCCTTCGCTTTCGGACCGTACCAATCTGGCCAACAGAAGTAAAGCGGACCTTTTCGTATCCATTCACTGTAATTCTGCTGTAAGAAACACAGCCTACGGAACAGAAACTTATGTACAGGGGCCAGATCAGAATGATACGAACCTGGAAGTAGCCAAAAGAGAGAATGATGTGATCTTTCTTGACGAAAAAGATAAGCAGATTTTTGGGTCATATGATGCAAGTTCTCCTGAATCTCTGATTGCGCTGAAGCTTCAGCAAAGTAAATATCTTGAATCAAGTTTACTTTTGGGAGGTTTAGTAGAGGGCAATTTTGTAAATAAAGACAAAAGGTTCTCAAGAGGTGTTTTTCAGAAAAACCTACACGTTCTCCGTATGAATGCGATGCCGTCGGTATTAATTGAGGCAGGATTCATCAATCATCCGGAAGAAAGTCATTACCTTGCTTCAGACAGAGGCCAGACCGAAATCGCTGAGAGTATCTATCAGGCCATTATCGACTATAAAAAAGCCATCGACAGAAGATCAGGAGGTCCCGTAGTTACTAAAAAGCCGGAACCGGATAAATTAGCAGAAGTAGCTCTTAAAAATGACTTCAGAATTTTACTATTAAGTTCCCCGACGAAATATAATGACGGAGACCCCGCTTTAAAGGGCTTAAATTACATCCTTCCGATTAAAGAGAACGGACAGTACAAATACTATTACGGAGTGACCAATCTTGCTTCTGTAAGAGATATTAATATCAGAACTGCGAAGGACGCCGGATTCAGAAATGCATATGCGGTAGGGTTTATGCCTAATCAGAAACTGAGTGCCGGATATTATACCATCGAGCTGTATGTTGGAGACAAACTGAACGGCAATTCTTTCATTATGCAGACGCTGAAAGAGGTGGAAAGAACCAAGGAAAACGGAGTTTTCTATTATACCTATGGAAAATTTTACACTTTGGAAGATGCCGTTAAAGCCCAAAAAGGCATTGAGGCTAAAGGAATTAAGAATACGATCATTCAGAAAGTGTATAAATAA
- a CDS encoding putative LPS assembly protein LptD: MDKTVFKNILQILIILIFNNFLAQKNPGKLPENAVNDTIPKRDTVVIKKEPLEDILQTKADNIRRDFPKKMIYLNKNAQVKYQDMQIDADYISIDEQKNMMFARGKQDSLGKIIEPVVTTQAGKKYETDQFQYNTKTRQATAFNARTEESEGVIVAEKTKKYSDSVFAMRNALYTTDDYFIKKKDTAADYHMLASNIKLIKTKNKSQIITGPIQMYIERVPTPLIMPFAILPFSDKRSAGILIPSFGERQDVGFFLNGIGYYQPIGDHFDLKVLADIYTKGSWNLRPEMNYAKKYRYSGNFSADVGTMVRGIKGLDDYNKNSTYRIAWRHTQDTKANPFLNFTASVDIVSTKFYNNTLNNNYILNQNVLNTQQNSTVTITKRFLKLPMTITGTTSYSQNFATGLSDLRLPQMNIAINQFYLFRSKTGVRSGLLENITVNTGINLTNFVQTDEGELFTKAMWDKMQTGLKNNIALGTNTTVAKYFTFSLGATIDNALTTKTVDKFYNPVTDKVVTETDKGIAGYSTFSTTASLQTTLYGMLKFKKGSAVEAIRHMMTPSIGFTYSPDFGGAGFGYYKNYYDANGALTPYSIFDGGIVGTPTSGMVGALNFNIGNNIEMKVKSKSDSTGVKKVKIFESLNLSGNYNFAAKDHPWSILTINGQSSFFDNKLSVNTSLSLDPYKTIYIPGQDAGIRTEDFGSFSIQGFNVQLSYPLSNEIFGKKEDYAKKYDTKGEIRNENYYFDNDNYAHFDQAWTLNINANYAYTKSTASRTPTRLASIGLDGSLKLTPYWNINGSTHYDMVTKELAYTRIGFSRDQRSFTINFNWVPFGQYKVYDFFIGIKANILSDALKYKDRSFTQPNAPF, encoded by the coding sequence TTGGACAAAACCGTCTTCAAAAATATATTACAAATTTTAATTATCCTAATTTTTAACAATTTTTTAGCACAAAAAAATCCTGGAAAATTGCCTGAAAATGCGGTTAATGATACTATCCCCAAGAGGGATACCGTTGTAATTAAAAAGGAACCTTTAGAAGATATTCTGCAGACAAAAGCGGATAATATCCGCAGAGATTTCCCGAAAAAAATGATTTATCTGAACAAAAATGCTCAGGTAAAGTACCAGGATATGCAGATAGATGCAGATTATATTTCTATTGACGAACAGAAAAATATGATGTTCGCCCGCGGAAAACAGGATTCTCTGGGTAAGATTATCGAACCGGTAGTGACCACGCAGGCCGGGAAAAAATATGAAACCGATCAGTTCCAGTATAATACCAAAACAAGACAGGCTACTGCCTTCAATGCCCGTACGGAAGAGAGCGAAGGAGTGATTGTGGCTGAAAAGACGAAGAAATACAGCGATTCCGTCTTTGCCATGAGAAATGCCCTGTACACAACGGATGACTATTTCATAAAGAAAAAGGATACCGCGGCCGATTACCATATGTTGGCTTCCAATATCAAATTAATTAAAACGAAAAATAAATCTCAGATCATTACCGGTCCCATCCAGATGTATATTGAGCGGGTTCCGACCCCGCTGATTATGCCCTTTGCCATTTTACCGTTTTCAGATAAAAGATCAGCAGGAATTCTGATCCCGAGTTTTGGAGAACGACAGGATGTAGGGTTCTTTCTAAACGGGATAGGATATTATCAGCCTATCGGAGATCATTTCGATCTTAAGGTGCTTGCAGATATTTATACCAAAGGAAGCTGGAACTTAAGACCTGAAATGAATTATGCGAAGAAATACAGGTACTCCGGGAATTTTTCCGCAGACGTAGGAACGATGGTGCGGGGGATTAAAGGTTTGGATGATTATAATAAAAACAGCACGTACAGAATTGCCTGGAGACATACCCAGGATACAAAAGCAAATCCTTTCCTTAATTTTACGGCGTCTGTGGATATTGTAAGTACAAAGTTTTATAATAATACCTTGAATAATAACTATATTCTGAATCAGAATGTACTGAATACACAACAGAATTCGACGGTTACCATCACAAAAAGATTTCTGAAGCTGCCTATGACGATTACGGGAACAACCTCGTATTCACAGAACTTTGCGACCGGATTGTCAGATCTTCGTTTGCCACAGATGAATATTGCCATCAATCAGTTTTATCTGTTCAGATCCAAAACCGGAGTTAGATCAGGATTACTGGAGAATATTACAGTAAATACGGGAATCAACTTAACCAACTTTGTTCAAACCGATGAAGGCGAGCTTTTCACAAAGGCCATGTGGGATAAGATGCAGACCGGTCTGAAAAATAATATTGCGTTAGGTACAAATACCACGGTGGCGAAATATTTCACTTTCAGTTTGGGAGCCACTATTGATAATGCTTTAACAACAAAAACAGTTGACAAATTTTATAATCCCGTTACCGATAAGGTCGTAACAGAAACCGATAAAGGTATTGCCGGATATTCTACTTTTTCCACTACAGCAAGTCTTCAGACAACCCTCTACGGAATGTTGAAATTTAAAAAAGGCTCAGCGGTGGAAGCCATCAGGCATATGATGACCCCAAGTATCGGATTTACTTATTCTCCTGATTTTGGAGGTGCCGGATTCGGATACTATAAAAACTATTATGATGCCAATGGTGCTTTAACGCCTTATTCCATTTTTGACGGCGGTATTGTGGGAACTCCTACCAGCGGAATGGTAGGAGCCTTAAATTTTAATATCGGAAACAATATTGAAATGAAGGTAAAATCTAAAAGTGATTCTACAGGCGTGAAAAAAGTAAAGATTTTTGAATCCCTGAACCTTTCCGGAAACTACAACTTTGCGGCAAAGGACCATCCATGGTCTATTCTTACCATCAATGGGCAGTCCTCATTTTTTGATAACAAATTAAGTGTCAATACAAGCCTGTCTCTGGATCCCTATAAAACTATTTATATTCCGGGACAGGATGCCGGAATCAGGACGGAGGATTTTGGAAGCTTCAGCATACAGGGGTTTAACGTACAGTTATCTTATCCTTTAAGCAACGAAATTTTCGGTAAAAAGGAGGACTACGCTAAAAAATACGATACCAAAGGGGAAATCAGGAATGAAAATTATTATTTTGATAATGATAATTATGCCCACTTTGATCAGGCATGGACCCTGAATATCAACGCCAACTATGCTTATACAAAAAGTACAGCGTCAAGAACTCCGACAAGACTGGCTTCGATAGGTCTGGACGGAAGTCTTAAGCTTACCCCTTACTGGAATATCAACGGAAGTACCCATTACGATATGGTGACCAAAGAACTGGCATACACCAGGATCGGTTTCTCGAGGGATCAGCGAAGTTTCACCATTAATTTTAACTGGGTTCCTTTCGGACAGTATAAAGTATATGATTTCTTTATCGGGATTAAAGCCAATATCTTAAGCGATGCATTAAAGTATAAAGACAGAAGTTTTACACAACCTAACGCACCTTTCTAA
- a CDS encoding RidA family protein, with protein sequence MKQIINTVNAPAAIGPYSQANMANGVLYISGQIPVDPATGKLVEGIEKETHQVMKNLEAILTEAGMTFKNVVKATIFLKSMDDFAVMNDIYASYLDAESFPARETVQVSCLPKNVDIEISMIAHQD encoded by the coding sequence ATGAAACAAATAATCAACACAGTGAACGCTCCTGCAGCAATAGGACCTTATTCTCAGGCAAACATGGCTAACGGAGTATTGTATATTTCCGGTCAGATTCCTGTAGATCCTGCAACCGGCAAACTAGTAGAAGGAATTGAAAAGGAAACGCATCAGGTAATGAAAAATCTTGAAGCTATTCTTACAGAAGCAGGAATGACTTTTAAAAATGTTGTAAAAGCTACGATCTTCCTTAAAAGTATGGATGATTTTGCAGTGATGAATGATATTTATGCTTCTTATCTGGACGCAGAGAGTTTTCCGGCCCGTGAAACGGTACAGGTTTCCTGTCTGCCTAAAAATGTTGATATCGAAATTTCTATGATCGCACATCAGGATTAA
- a CDS encoding trypsin-like peptidase domain-containing protein, with amino-acid sequence MKSTLKKLLPFAVVGVMSGATTVGALQYFDHTSDNGDQSYFTKSSNVSFAGMNSAAVGDDFVKAAKTTVPAVVTIKNYQNRAGGGGRASEQDLFDFFFGDPFGGGRNQQRPKQQQAPDNMPSGMGSGVIISPDGYIISNNHVVAGASKLEVVLSNKKSYIATLVGTDPNTDISLLKIEEKGLPYLNFANSDNIEVGQWALAVGNPLGLNSTVTAGIISAKGRGIGILGSQGKAANPIESFIQTDAAINPGNSGGALVNTNGDLIGINSAIQSTTGYYQGYGFAVPANLARKIVEDIKKFGIVQRGFLGVTSLDLSDDQQIAAYNRQFKTNIKSGSGVYITGFGDSSGAQDAGLSKGDVITKIDATPVTDFADLSIAIGSKRPGDKVAVTYLRNGKENTTTVTLKDQKGGTSTRTKADLSVGEKIGADFEPLSDRFKTDYGLNSGVVAKNVSEGSEMAKIGVVDNYIVIEINGKPVNSQKDVEKILEKYSGNVQVKFVDEYGRIYTKGFKMP; translated from the coding sequence ATGAAGAGTACTTTAAAAAAACTATTACCCTTTGCAGTAGTAGGCGTTATGTCAGGAGCCACTACCGTTGGAGCATTACAATATTTCGATCATACCTCTGATAACGGGGACCAGTCTTATTTTACAAAATCGTCTAATGTTTCGTTTGCAGGAATGAATTCCGCAGCCGTAGGAGATGATTTCGTAAAAGCAGCCAAAACAACAGTTCCTGCTGTGGTAACCATTAAAAATTACCAGAACAGAGCTGGCGGCGGCGGCCGGGCTTCAGAGCAGGATCTGTTTGATTTCTTTTTCGGAGATCCTTTTGGTGGCGGAAGAAACCAGCAGAGACCGAAACAACAGCAGGCACCGGATAATATGCCTTCCGGTATGGGATCAGGGGTAATCATTTCTCCAGACGGTTACATAATTTCAAACAACCATGTTGTAGCCGGAGCCAGCAAACTTGAAGTTGTTTTAAGCAATAAAAAATCTTACATCGCAACCCTGGTGGGAACTGACCCGAACACAGACATCTCATTGCTGAAGATCGAAGAGAAAGGTCTTCCTTATTTAAATTTTGCCAACTCAGACAATATAGAAGTGGGACAATGGGCATTGGCAGTAGGAAACCCGCTTGGGCTAAACTCTACCGTGACTGCAGGGATTATTTCAGCCAAAGGCAGAGGTATCGGGATCTTGGGATCTCAGGGAAAAGCAGCTAATCCTATAGAGAGTTTCATCCAGACCGATGCGGCCATTAATCCGGGGAACTCCGGAGGAGCACTTGTGAACACCAATGGTGATCTTATCGGTATCAATTCTGCAATTCAGTCGACCACAGGATATTATCAGGGTTACGGATTTGCTGTTCCTGCCAATCTGGCAAGAAAAATTGTGGAAGATATTAAGAAATTCGGTATTGTACAGAGAGGATTCTTAGGAGTAACTTCTCTTGATCTTTCTGACGACCAGCAAATAGCAGCTTATAACAGACAGTTTAAAACCAATATCAAATCCGGTTCCGGAGTTTACATTACAGGCTTTGGTGACAGCAGCGGTGCTCAGGACGCAGGCCTAAGCAAAGGAGATGTGATCACTAAGATAGACGCTACTCCTGTAACCGATTTTGCCGATCTATCGATCGCTATCGGAAGCAAGCGTCCGGGAGATAAGGTGGCAGTTACGTATCTAAGAAACGGCAAGGAAAATACCACGACCGTTACTTTAAAAGACCAGAAAGGCGGAACCTCTACGAGAACCAAAGCTGACCTGAGTGTAGGTGAGAAGATCGGTGCAGATTTTGAACCGTTAAGCGACCGTTTTAAGACCGACTATGGACTGAACAGCGGTGTTGTTGCCAAAAATGTATCAGAGGGAAGCGAAATGGCTAAAATCGGGGTGGTGGATAACTACATCGTGATAGAAATCAACGGAAAGCCTGTGAATTCGCAAAAGGATGTAGAAAAGATACTTGAAAAGTATTCCGGAAACGTACAGGTAAAATTTGTGGATGAGTACGGAAGAATTTATACCAAAGGATTTAAAATGCCTTAA
- the trhO gene encoding oxygen-dependent tRNA uridine(34) hydroxylase TrhO → MQLYNTLSAEERAQLIDEAGKERLTLSFYAYAKIEDPKKFRDDLFIAWNALDALGRIYVAHEGINAQMSVPADQFEAFRDTLEVYEFMRGIRLNVAVEQDNHSFLKLTIKVRPKIVADGLNDETFDVTNKGIHLKAKEFNTLLEDPNTIVVDFRNHYESEVGHFEGAITPDVENFRESLPIINEQLQDFKEDKNLLMYCTGGIRCEKASAYFKHQGFKNVFQLEGGIIEYTRQIKEENIESKFIGKNFVFDHRLGERITDDIISQCHQCGKPCDNHTNCANDACHLLFIQCDDCKAAMENTCSPECLETIHLPWEEQVALRKGLQVGNKIFRKGKSEALKFKNSGHLSTQPLAKAAPNPETKNIRQKIKVKKTLIGKAEHYYSKSKIAQFLIENSELSVGDQILISGPTTGEQEVTVTEIYANGGPCTTAKAGDQITFELPFRVRLSDKLYKIITSSENA, encoded by the coding sequence ATGCAACTGTATAACACCTTAAGCGCAGAAGAAAGAGCTCAGCTTATTGATGAAGCCGGTAAAGAACGTCTTACATTATCTTTCTATGCGTATGCCAAAATTGAAGATCCCAAAAAATTTCGCGACGACTTATTTATAGCCTGGAATGCACTGGATGCGTTAGGCCGTATCTATGTAGCTCATGAAGGAATTAATGCTCAGATGAGTGTGCCGGCAGATCAATTCGAAGCATTTCGTGATACGCTGGAAGTTTACGAATTTATGCGGGGCATCCGTTTAAATGTTGCCGTTGAGCAGGATAATCATTCATTTTTGAAACTAACGATAAAAGTAAGACCTAAGATTGTGGCCGATGGTCTGAATGACGAAACTTTTGACGTTACCAATAAAGGAATTCATTTAAAAGCAAAGGAATTCAATACCCTGCTCGAAGATCCCAATACCATTGTGGTGGATTTCAGAAATCACTATGAAAGCGAAGTAGGGCATTTTGAAGGGGCCATCACTCCCGATGTGGAAAATTTCAGAGAAAGTCTCCCGATCATCAACGAACAGTTACAGGATTTTAAAGAAGATAAAAATCTTTTGATGTACTGTACGGGCGGGATTCGTTGCGAAAAAGCCAGTGCTTATTTTAAACATCAGGGTTTTAAGAATGTTTTCCAGCTGGAAGGCGGAATTATCGAATACACGCGCCAGATCAAAGAGGAAAATATCGAAAGTAAATTTATTGGTAAAAATTTCGTTTTTGATCACCGTCTGGGAGAAAGAATTACGGATGATATTATTTCACAGTGTCACCAGTGTGGCAAGCCATGCGATAATCATACAAATTGTGCCAATGATGCCTGTCATTTGTTATTTATCCAATGTGACGACTGTAAGGCAGCGATGGAGAATACCTGTTCTCCGGAGTGTCTCGAAACCATTCACTTGCCTTGGGAAGAGCAGGTAGCGTTAAGAAAAGGTTTACAGGTTGGAAATAAAATATTCAGAAAAGGGAAATCCGAAGCTCTGAAATTCAAAAATTCCGGCCATTTATCTACTCAGCCTTTAGCAAAAGCTGCCCCAAATCCTGAGACCAAAAATATCCGCCAGAAAATAAAAGTAAAGAAGACCTTGATAGGAAAGGCCGAACATTATTATTCAAAATCAAAAATTGCACAGTTTTTAATTGAAAATAGTGAGCTTTCCGTAGGAGACCAGATACTCATTTCCGGACCGACAACCGGGGAGCAGGAAGTTACCGTTACGGAGATTTATGCTAACGGAGGTCCCTGCACAACGGCGAAAGCTGGTGATCAGATCACTTTTGAGCTTCCGTTCAGAGTCCGTTTATCAGACAAATTGTATAAAATAATAACCTCTTCAGAAAACGCGTAA